A DNA window from Legionella sp. MW5194 contains the following coding sequences:
- a CDS encoding SDR family oxidoreductase, with amino-acid sequence MRTLITGASRGIGQAIAFEFARQGHDVVLVAREEARLNELAATLRLKFGIQADSVAMDLSHPGSAEHLINALEAKQLDIECLINNAGIGCLADFVDMDGGTVNAMMQLNMVCLTELTHHYAVRFSKLGRGKILQVASTAGFQPGPRMSVYYATKAYVISLSVALAYELKPHGVTVAILCPGPTESAFMERAHMQGSWLARGIIGLMSAEKVARKAYSGLNSNQLFIIPGIMNKILFFAAKLSPRFMSTRIVAFFHRKQV; translated from the coding sequence ATGAGGACACTGATTACTGGGGCTTCACGGGGAATAGGACAAGCCATAGCGTTTGAATTTGCAAGGCAGGGGCATGATGTGGTTCTCGTGGCCCGTGAGGAGGCGCGGCTTAATGAACTGGCGGCCACGCTTCGATTAAAATTTGGTATTCAGGCTGACAGCGTGGCCATGGATTTAAGTCATCCTGGTAGCGCAGAGCATCTGATCAATGCCCTTGAAGCAAAACAACTGGATATTGAATGCCTGATTAATAATGCCGGCATCGGTTGCCTGGCCGATTTTGTCGACATGGATGGGGGCACAGTCAACGCCATGATGCAATTAAACATGGTTTGTCTGACCGAGCTGACCCACCATTACGCCGTCCGTTTCAGCAAACTGGGTCGGGGGAAAATTTTACAGGTGGCCTCAACGGCTGGTTTTCAACCGGGGCCGCGCATGTCGGTTTACTATGCTACGAAAGCCTATGTGATTTCCCTTTCAGTGGCTTTGGCCTATGAATTAAAGCCGCATGGGGTAACGGTTGCTATTCTGTGCCCCGGTCCAACAGAAAGTGCCTTTATGGAAAGAGCCCACATGCAGGGCTCCTGGCTTGCCCGTGGCATCATTGGTTTAATGAGTGCGGAAAAAGTCGCCCGTAAGGCTTATAGCGGATTAAATAGCAATCAATTATTTATTATTCCCGGTATAATGAATAAAATTCTGTTTTTTGCCGCGAAACTTTCTCCCCGGTTTATGTCCACGAGAATTGTCGCTTTTTTTCATCGAAAACAGGTATAA
- a CDS encoding uracil-DNA glycosylase family protein has protein sequence MSNHLNHYYLQQMGIEPWILRKHHAGCEKQLKQLMTAVASCRRCPLADTRTNTVFSRGNPAAKLMIIGEAPGFYEDKQGKPFVGKAGLLLDRMLKSIGLDEQQVYIANVLKCRPPDNRDPMADEIDQCRDYLVQQIELVSPAVLLALGRFAGQFLMGKTTPLNQMRAKLHSYHAIPFLVTYHPAYLLRNPKDKKHAFSDLLLVKQRLSSDDEQQATGFQSC, from the coding sequence ATGTCGAATCATTTAAATCATTATTATCTACAACAGATGGGGATAGAGCCCTGGATTTTACGTAAGCACCACGCAGGCTGCGAAAAGCAATTAAAGCAATTGATGACGGCTGTGGCTTCCTGCAGACGGTGCCCGCTTGCCGATACCCGTACCAATACGGTTTTTTCCCGCGGTAATCCCGCTGCAAAGCTCATGATTATTGGCGAGGCGCCGGGATTTTATGAGGATAAACAGGGAAAGCCCTTTGTCGGCAAGGCTGGCCTGTTGCTTGATCGCATGTTAAAGAGTATTGGGTTAGACGAACAACAGGTGTACATTGCCAATGTCTTAAAATGCCGTCCACCGGATAATCGTGATCCAATGGCAGACGAAATTGACCAGTGCCGCGACTACCTGGTACAGCAAATTGAATTGGTGTCACCTGCAGTGCTTCTCGCCCTGGGCCGTTTTGCCGGGCAATTTCTCATGGGTAAAACTACGCCTTTGAATCAGATGAGGGCTAAATTACACTCTTATCATGCGATTCCTTTTTTAGTTACTTATCATCCGGCCTATCTTTTACGCAATCCAAAAGATAAAAAACACGCATTTAGCGATTTACTTTTGGTTAAACAACGATTGTCCAGTGACGACGAACAGCAGGCAACAGGCTTTCAGTCTTGTTGA
- a CDS encoding deoxyribose-phosphate aldolase, whose product MTIESEYSRTLQDLERDQNQRIVSAEEILTLLDLTLLDTGADEQALSQFVEKITRYPVAAACVYPQHLLQLPQNLPLKRATVVNFPEGLQPLAAVEADARLAIDERQADEMDYVFPYTDYLKGKTAQALNHCRTLYELCRNRQVGFKVILETGAFPSVATLYRACREIIEQGCDFLKTSTGKIAVGATPLTAFTLLKAIHDSNSPCGIKVSGGVKQKSHALTFIHLAEYYLDKAVHKTWFRIGASSLLDELTQSP is encoded by the coding sequence ATGACCATCGAAAGCGAGTACAGTCGGACACTTCAAGATCTGGAGCGTGACCAAAACCAGCGCATTGTAAGCGCTGAAGAAATACTCACGCTGCTTGATTTGACGCTGCTCGATACCGGGGCGGACGAACAGGCTCTGTCGCAATTCGTGGAAAAAATAACCCGTTACCCAGTCGCTGCTGCCTGTGTTTACCCCCAGCATTTGCTTCAGCTGCCTCAAAATCTGCCGCTTAAGCGAGCCACAGTCGTGAATTTTCCCGAGGGTCTTCAGCCGCTGGCAGCAGTTGAAGCGGATGCCCGTCTGGCCATTGACGAGAGGCAAGCGGATGAAATGGATTATGTTTTCCCTTATACGGATTATTTAAAGGGGAAAACAGCCCAGGCCCTTAACCATTGCCGGACGCTCTACGAGCTTTGCCGGAATAGGCAGGTTGGCTTTAAGGTTATTCTTGAAACAGGCGCCTTCCCTTCAGTCGCCACCCTTTACCGGGCTTGCCGCGAGATCATTGAACAAGGTTGCGATTTTTTAAAAACCTCAACCGGAAAGATAGCGGTCGGGGCTACACCGCTTACGGCTTTTACCTTACTGAAAGCCATCCATGACAGCAACTCGCCCTGCGGAATTAAGGTGTCCGGTGGGGTAAAACAGAAATCACACGCCTTAACCTTCATTCATCTGGCAGAATATTACCTGGACAAAGCAGTTCATAAAACCTGGTTCAGGATTGGCGCCAGTAGCCTATTGGATGAGCTTACGCAATCCCCTTAG
- the ubiA gene encoding 4-hydroxybenzoate octaprenyltransferase, translating to MDVRSYLRLMRFHKPAGTLLLWAPTAWALWIGSQGTPSVALLFYFFLGTVIMRAAGCVMNDIADRHIDCHVQRTRERPLTSGQLTLRQAIGTLIVLLCLALFILLQLPYACFYYAFVALFLTWVYPFCKRIIACPQLVLGLAFSMGIPMAFAALHRPVDFSMTLLVVINFAWIVAYDTEYAMVDRQDDLRIGVKSTAIYFAQWDTFIIGVLHAILHGLWLLLGFISSLSLPFFLCWLAGGGLLLYQQWLISERKEDACLKAFSVNSGYGLILWVGLVLDALLK from the coding sequence ATGGATGTACGATCTTATCTGCGTTTGATGCGTTTTCATAAACCCGCTGGCACGTTGTTACTGTGGGCTCCAACAGCCTGGGCGTTATGGATAGGTTCTCAGGGGACGCCGTCTGTCGCACTGCTTTTTTATTTTTTCTTGGGCACGGTCATCATGCGCGCTGCTGGTTGCGTCATGAATGATATTGCCGATCGGCACATTGATTGCCACGTGCAGCGCACACGGGAAAGGCCCTTAACCAGCGGTCAATTGACGCTTCGGCAGGCAATAGGCACGCTGATCGTATTGTTGTGTCTGGCGTTATTCATTCTGCTGCAATTGCCTTATGCCTGTTTTTATTATGCCTTTGTCGCCTTGTTTTTAACGTGGGTGTACCCGTTTTGCAAGCGAATTATTGCCTGTCCGCAACTGGTTTTGGGGTTGGCGTTTTCGATGGGGATCCCGATGGCATTTGCCGCCCTGCATCGCCCAGTGGATTTTTCCATGACGCTGTTAGTTGTGATTAATTTTGCCTGGATTGTGGCTTATGATACGGAATATGCCATGGTCGACCGACAGGATGATTTACGCATAGGCGTCAAGTCCACGGCCATTTACTTCGCACAATGGGATACATTTATCATTGGAGTCCTGCACGCCATTCTGCATGGTTTATGGCTGTTGTTAGGTTTTATTTCTTCCCTGTCGCTGCCTTTTTTTCTCTGCTGGTTAGCAGGTGGAGGGCTGCTCCTGTATCAGCAATGGCTTATCTCTGAGAGAAAGGAAGACGCTTGCCTAAAGGCGTTTTCGGTAAACAGTGGGTATGGTCTGATTCTTTGGGTAGGCTTGGTTCTCGATGCCCTGCTTAAATAA
- a CDS encoding purine-nucleoside phosphorylase — translation MTQTNLSPAHLAAAEIKTRVPDFSPAIGIVLGSGLGSFAEQLENAVSIDYAELPGFPKTSVHGHGSKLVLGYLHGVGVVCLQGRAHTYEGVDYSVVKTYVRTLKLLGCEYFFATNASGSLREDVGPGELMLITDHINLQPGNPLVGPNDEEFGPRFFPLDNAYDKATRHTLLQIALKEHINLHQGVYLSILGPNYETAAEIRAFRIWGADAVGMSTVPEVLVANHCGMKVAVIATITNYATGLASCSHSHEAVVMMASQAAEKLNRLVKTFIAGLA, via the coding sequence ATGACGCAGACAAATTTGAGCCCGGCCCATCTGGCAGCAGCGGAAATTAAGACACGTGTTCCTGACTTCAGCCCAGCCATTGGTATTGTTTTAGGCTCCGGCTTGGGCAGTTTTGCTGAACAATTGGAAAATGCCGTATCCATTGACTATGCCGAGCTACCCGGCTTTCCCAAAACCTCCGTGCACGGTCACGGCAGCAAGCTGGTTCTGGGTTATTTGCATGGTGTTGGCGTGGTGTGTTTGCAAGGCCGTGCCCACACGTACGAAGGCGTCGATTACAGTGTTGTAAAAACGTATGTCCGTACGTTAAAATTACTGGGTTGTGAATATTTTTTCGCCACGAACGCCTCCGGTTCTTTACGGGAAGACGTCGGTCCCGGGGAATTAATGCTTATTACCGACCACATCAACCTGCAACCCGGCAATCCATTGGTTGGACCGAATGATGAGGAATTTGGCCCACGCTTTTTCCCACTGGATAATGCTTACGACAAAGCCACGCGTCATACGCTGCTGCAAATTGCCCTAAAGGAACACATTAATCTTCATCAGGGTGTGTATTTATCCATCTTGGGTCCGAATTACGAAACCGCAGCAGAAATCCGTGCTTTCCGCATCTGGGGCGCGGATGCCGTGGGCATGTCGACCGTACCTGAGGTGCTGGTGGCCAACCATTGCGGCATGAAGGTTGCGGTGATTGCAACCATCACCAATTATGCCACTGGTTTAGCCAGTTGCAGCCACAGTCATGAAGCGGTAGTCATGATGGCGTCCCAAGCGGCCGAAAAATTAAACCGCCTGGTTAAAACCTTCATTGCAGGACTTGCATGA
- a CDS encoding chorismate lyase — translation MPFEILPALTRSFKPPGALLPWLTHADELSAKLRQTAGKVTLHVLKQDWVATGWWEKSVLGLTLATVVQREVLVSAAKTPCWYGRTIIPGSTWLKNQSFFARLRQESLGSLVFYTEEVVRVRTDYYAVNASCMEYYWPDRALTQNESLLWIRLSEFRIAEKYPFNLIEILLPGLLRVI, via the coding sequence ATGCCATTTGAAATTCTACCAGCACTGACCCGTTCATTTAAGCCGCCTGGCGCTTTGCTTCCCTGGCTGACGCACGCAGACGAGCTATCCGCCAAATTGCGACAGACGGCGGGTAAGGTTACCCTTCATGTGTTAAAGCAGGACTGGGTCGCAACCGGCTGGTGGGAAAAGTCAGTTCTCGGTTTGACCTTGGCCACGGTCGTTCAGCGCGAGGTGCTTGTTTCCGCTGCAAAGACGCCTTGCTGGTATGGGCGTACCATCATACCGGGGAGTACCTGGTTAAAAAATCAGTCTTTTTTTGCGCGATTGCGGCAAGAGTCCTTAGGTTCGCTCGTTTTTTACACAGAGGAGGTAGTGCGTGTCCGTACTGATTATTATGCGGTGAACGCAAGTTGCATGGAATATTATTGGCCAGACCGGGCGTTGACTCAGAATGAATCCTTGCTTTGGATTCGCCTGTCCGAATTTAGGATTGCTGAGAAATACCCGTTTAACCTAATTGAAATTTTATTACCTGGACTTTTGCGAGTAATCTGA
- a CDS encoding GspH/FimT family pseudopilin codes for MKGTCRAGFTLTEFMVTLAVAGIFMAVGVPAYYSLIQNNKAVGMANKLSASFSYARMEAIKRGIRVSVCPAANAALNACGNGAQWAQGWIVFLDANNNNTIDSAADVVKIQEALPAGTTVNANLGIVSYDSSGFVTSGALNMTISAAGCSGNNARSLAITSSGRLSIAKMNCP; via the coding sequence TTGAAAGGGACGTGCCGAGCGGGGTTTACCCTGACAGAATTTATGGTCACCCTGGCTGTGGCAGGAATTTTTATGGCTGTGGGTGTTCCAGCCTATTATTCGTTAATTCAAAACAACAAGGCCGTGGGTATGGCCAATAAATTATCTGCCAGTTTCAGTTATGCGCGCATGGAAGCCATCAAGCGGGGTATTCGTGTTTCGGTTTGTCCAGCCGCCAATGCCGCTTTAAATGCCTGCGGTAATGGTGCGCAATGGGCGCAGGGTTGGATTGTCTTTCTTGACGCCAATAACAATAATACAATCGATTCAGCGGCCGATGTGGTTAAAATCCAGGAAGCGCTACCAGCGGGCACAACCGTCAACGCCAATCTGGGGATAGTCAGTTATGACAGTTCGGGCTTCGTGACCAGCGGTGCGTTGAATATGACTATCTCTGCTGCAGGTTGCAGCGGTAATAATGCCCGTTCGTTAGCCATAACGTCCAGCGGTCGCTTAAGCATTGCTAAAATGAACTGTCCTTAA
- a CDS encoding prepilin-type N-terminal cleavage/methylation domain-containing protein codes for MTTNSRQQAFSLVELLVSLALFTLLLSFYLGMNANNQLKTQLTVAQHRLTQAMHYARNQALVKRSVLILHPMEQGNWAKGMVLFKDPGEHRFNHQEVVYEWHDPGSPLTITWSGFHSPDALVFSHTLRHAAANGYFSISYQGVELGRVIINRLGRLRVVHYI; via the coding sequence GTGACGACGAACAGCAGGCAACAGGCTTTCAGTCTTGTTGAATTATTGGTCAGTCTGGCCTTGTTCACCCTGTTGTTGAGTTTTTATCTGGGAATGAATGCAAATAACCAGCTTAAAACGCAACTGACCGTGGCGCAGCATCGATTGACGCAAGCCATGCATTACGCCCGTAATCAAGCCCTGGTTAAGCGTTCTGTGCTGATTTTACACCCTATGGAGCAGGGCAACTGGGCAAAGGGCATGGTGCTTTTTAAAGACCCTGGCGAGCATCGCTTCAACCATCAGGAGGTGGTGTATGAGTGGCACGACCCAGGCAGTCCATTGACCATTACCTGGTCTGGTTTTCATTCGCCTGACGCATTGGTTTTTAGCCACACCCTCCGCCATGCCGCAGCTAATGGCTATTTTTCCATTTCTTATCAAGGGGTTGAACTGGGTCGGGTTATTATCAATCGGCTGGGCCGATTACGCGTTGTTCATTACATTTAA